A part of Terriglobus roseus genomic DNA contains:
- a CDS encoding DUF2062 domain-containing protein, with product MITVAQDVRHSWLRRTIISPVVRLLRRGASPKRLAWSLTIGFIIGINPVIGSTTVLTIAVSHLFRLNHPASQLGTHSAYPFQILLLLPFLQAGSLVFGMGPLPLQPSEILQMVKTHPLDLLRTLWTWEWHALVLWAVMAAVLTPALATLLTRILERAARRPRAAA from the coding sequence GTGATTACAGTTGCTCAGGATGTGCGGCACTCATGGCTTCGGCGAACCATCATCTCGCCCGTGGTGCGGCTGCTTCGTCGGGGAGCTTCACCAAAACGACTGGCATGGAGCCTGACGATTGGCTTCATCATCGGCATCAACCCTGTGATCGGTTCCACGACTGTGCTGACGATTGCCGTCTCACACCTGTTCCGCCTGAATCATCCGGCATCGCAGCTTGGCACACACAGCGCTTATCCATTTCAGATTCTGCTGCTGTTGCCTTTTCTTCAGGCAGGCTCGCTGGTCTTCGGCATGGGACCGTTGCCGTTGCAACCATCTGAAATATTGCAGATGGTGAAAACGCATCCGCTGGACCTGCTGCGCACACTGTGGACATGGGAGTGGCATGCGCTGGTGCTGTGGGCCGTCATGGCCGCAGTCTTAACGCCAGCACTGGCGACATTGCTGACACGAATCCTGGAACGCGCCGCGCGCAGGCCACGCGCGGCGGCCTAA
- a CDS encoding nicotinate phosphoribosyltransferase, protein MIINFSERAHNHNWDLDPIVRSLLDTDFYKLLMLQFIWKHFRDTRVTFSLNNRNHKFRLAEMIPREAVIAQLDHVKKLRYRKSEMIWLAGNTFYGTRGIFEPAFLEWLENDFALCDYHLAERDGQFELTFEGSWISVTMWEIYALSILNELKTRAALKGMSEFELDILYARAKTRLWGKIEQLRDVPGLAVADFGTRRRHSFLWQEFVVEAMHSELGAAFTGTSNTFLAYKHDMEAIGTNAHELPMALAAMATNDEELKASQYRILELWQQTYHGALRVMLPDTYGTTQFLQHAPDWVADWTGQRVDSKDPFIAGDEYINWLASRGKDPRTKLLIASDGLDVQTILSLHAYFSGTVAPGVSVRDFRSASDFLDTRKWHLDRRIRFSAGWGTLLTNDFRDCHPRSEGALEPISLVCKLTAANGYPSVKLSDNYEKASGPTELVEHYREVFGLAGISRIPIVV, encoded by the coding sequence ATGATCATCAACTTCTCTGAACGCGCGCATAACCATAACTGGGACCTTGACCCCATCGTGCGTTCGTTGCTCGATACGGACTTTTACAAGCTGCTCATGCTCCAGTTCATCTGGAAGCACTTTCGCGATACGCGCGTTACGTTCAGCTTGAACAATCGCAACCACAAGTTCCGTTTGGCGGAGATGATTCCACGCGAAGCTGTCATCGCGCAGTTGGATCATGTGAAGAAACTGCGTTATCGCAAGAGCGAAATGATCTGGCTCGCGGGTAATACGTTTTACGGAACACGCGGCATCTTTGAGCCTGCATTCCTTGAATGGCTTGAGAACGACTTTGCGCTCTGCGACTATCACTTGGCGGAACGCGACGGTCAATTTGAACTGACCTTTGAAGGTTCGTGGATCAGCGTGACCATGTGGGAGATCTACGCACTCTCCATCCTCAACGAGTTGAAGACACGCGCAGCATTAAAGGGCATGAGCGAGTTTGAACTCGACATTCTTTATGCGCGCGCAAAGACGCGACTCTGGGGCAAGATCGAACAACTGCGCGATGTACCGGGCCTTGCTGTTGCAGACTTCGGCACGCGTCGTCGTCATTCGTTTCTGTGGCAGGAATTTGTGGTGGAGGCGATGCACTCGGAACTTGGTGCAGCATTCACTGGCACAAGCAATACGTTCCTCGCATACAAGCACGACATGGAAGCCATCGGCACCAACGCGCATGAACTGCCCATGGCGCTTGCAGCAATGGCAACGAACGATGAGGAACTGAAGGCGTCGCAGTATCGCATTCTGGAACTGTGGCAGCAGACGTATCACGGAGCACTGCGCGTGATGTTGCCGGACACCTACGGCACCACACAGTTCCTGCAACATGCACCGGACTGGGTTGCGGACTGGACAGGTCAGCGTGTCGATTCGAAGGACCCGTTTATCGCAGGCGATGAGTACATCAATTGGCTTGCATCGCGCGGGAAAGATCCAAGGACGAAGCTACTGATTGCAAGCGATGGTTTGGATGTGCAGACCATCCTGAGTCTTCATGCGTACTTCTCTGGAACCGTGGCACCCGGTGTCAGCGTGCGCGACTTCCGCAGCGCATCGGATTTCCTCGATACCCGCAAGTGGCATTTGGATCGGCGCATTCGCTTCTCTGCAGGTTGGGGAACTTTGTTAACCAATGATTTCCGCGATTGCCATCCCCGCAGTGAAGGTGCGCTGGAACCCATCTCGCTGGTCTGCAAACTGACTGCGGCCAATGGATACCCATCCGTGAAGCTTTCCGACAATTACGAAAAGGCAAGCGGTCCAACGGAACTGGTCGAACATTATCGTGAGGTCTTCGGTCTTGCCGGGATCAGCCGCATTCCGATTGTGGTGTAG
- a CDS encoding helix-turn-helix transcriptional regulator, which translates to MNNHLRDLRAERGWSQAYLAEQLEVSRQSVNAIETGKYDPSLPLAFRIAKLFSLPIEKIFSAD; encoded by the coding sequence ATGAATAACCATCTACGCGATCTTCGAGCGGAACGTGGATGGTCACAGGCGTATCTGGCCGAACAGCTTGAGGTCTCGCGGCAGAGCGTGAACGCCATTGAAACCGGAAAGTATGACCCGTCGTTGCCGCTGGCATTCCGCATTGCGAAGCTCTTCAGCTTGCCCATCGAAAAAATCTTCAGCGCCGACTAA
- a CDS encoding GH1 family beta-glucosidase, giving the protein MPYRISRRGFGKLAGIFAAASASPLRLFAEMGHSQSTARAAGLHFPKGFLWGSATASYQVEGAVNEDGRGPSIWDTFSHTAGKTHNGDTGDVSTDSYHRYAEDIALMKDLGLKTCRFSVAWSRIFPTGSGQVNQKGIDHYRKFCEALRAAGIEPYCTLYHWDLPQALEDKGGWRNHDTAKIFADYAGYTAGKLSDLCSNFMTMNEIWTFVELGYGNGVHAPGLKLSRGELAQVRHHAVLGHGLSVGAVRAAAPKAKVGQAENLSAIVPVYDSPEQVAAARQAMVEQNAGYLTVMRTGKYTDHYLKTLGADAPKFTPEEMKAIGSPLDFQGLNIYTATYARAVNNEVGYDIVGAPASYPHMESPWLTIGPDALYWAPKLVHEAFGVNEIYITENGCSSADVLAGDGHIYDTDRVMYLRNYLMHLQRAVSEGIPVKGYFLWSLLDNYEWADGYDKRFGITYVDFKTQKRTPKLSSDFYKNVIAKNSL; this is encoded by the coding sequence ATGCCGTACCGTATCTCCCGCCGTGGCTTTGGAAAACTTGCAGGCATCTTTGCCGCCGCGTCCGCCTCACCCTTGCGCCTCTTTGCTGAAATGGGACACTCACAGTCCACAGCACGTGCCGCAGGGTTGCACTTTCCCAAAGGATTTCTGTGGGGATCGGCAACCGCTTCCTATCAAGTCGAAGGCGCAGTCAATGAAGACGGGCGCGGTCCCAGCATCTGGGACACCTTCAGCCATACTGCAGGTAAAACACACAACGGTGATACGGGCGATGTATCAACGGACAGCTACCATCGTTACGCCGAAGACATTGCGCTGATGAAAGACCTTGGTCTGAAGACGTGCCGGTTCTCGGTTGCATGGTCACGTATCTTCCCCACCGGCAGCGGTCAGGTGAATCAGAAAGGCATCGATCACTATCGCAAGTTCTGCGAAGCTCTTCGTGCCGCAGGCATTGAACCGTATTGCACGCTCTATCACTGGGATCTTCCGCAGGCGCTGGAAGACAAAGGTGGATGGCGCAACCATGACACCGCAAAGATCTTCGCTGATTACGCTGGCTACACTGCAGGCAAACTCAGCGATCTCTGCTCAAATTTCATGACCATGAACGAGATCTGGACGTTCGTGGAACTTGGGTATGGAAACGGTGTCCATGCGCCCGGATTGAAGTTGTCGCGAGGTGAACTCGCGCAGGTTCGGCATCACGCTGTGCTGGGTCATGGATTGTCTGTTGGTGCCGTGCGCGCGGCTGCACCGAAGGCAAAGGTAGGCCAGGCAGAGAACCTGAGCGCAATTGTGCCTGTATATGACTCGCCGGAACAGGTTGCAGCAGCACGCCAAGCGATGGTGGAGCAGAACGCCGGATACCTGACCGTGATGCGCACCGGCAAGTACACCGATCATTACTTGAAGACACTGGGTGCCGACGCGCCAAAGTTCACTCCCGAAGAGATGAAGGCGATTGGTTCACCGCTCGACTTTCAGGGATTGAATATCTACACGGCCACCTATGCACGCGCCGTGAACAACGAGGTTGGATATGACATCGTTGGCGCTCCAGCATCGTATCCACACATGGAAAGCCCTTGGTTAACGATTGGCCCTGATGCTTTGTATTGGGCTCCAAAGCTGGTCCATGAAGCGTTCGGCGTGAACGAAATCTACATTACGGAAAACGGTTGTTCATCTGCCGACGTGCTCGCAGGCGACGGACACATTTATGACACGGACCGCGTGATGTATCTGCGCAATTACCTGATGCATCTGCAACGCGCAGTAAGCGAAGGCATTCCGGTAAAGGGTTACTTCCTGTGGAGCCTGCTCGATAACTACGAGTGGGCCGACGGTTATGACAAACGTTTCGGCATTACTTACGTTGACTTCAAGACGCAGAAGCGCACGCCGAAATTAAGCAGCGATTTCTACAAGAACGTGATCGCGAAGAACTCTCTGTAA
- a CDS encoding DUF2264 domain-containing protein, with product MNRRNFLGSAALAAIAPAFGNAQTHDAGVGHADDRSTWLNWVEKVSEPVLSSLSKRELRKTMPVEAVKGHEAERAIGTHLEALGRLMMGLAPWLELDASSGESARETKLRERYRTMAKEAIASAVDPASPDYMRFGDSSQTVVDASFLALAMLRAPKQLIDTLSPNTKQQLIAAMIAERKVLTGLNNWVLFSAMDEALLFRLGTDYDKMRVAYALNSLHSWYKGDGLYGDGPDFHADNYNSYVMQPYLLMLMQVLGDEAAVWKSMREEIAKHATRYASIQERMIGPDGTFPVLGRSITYRAGAFQLLADVSLRGLLDQHVKPSQVRGALTAVQRRTLNAPGTFDSKGWLQIGLAGHQPSLGETYISTGSLYLCSAAWLPLGLAHSHPFWSDADAAWTQKKVWAGEDLPADHAITG from the coding sequence ATGAATCGCCGTAACTTTCTCGGAAGCGCTGCACTTGCCGCCATCGCGCCAGCATTCGGTAATGCACAGACCCATGATGCCGGTGTTGGACACGCCGACGATCGTTCCACGTGGCTTAACTGGGTTGAGAAGGTTTCTGAGCCAGTCCTCTCTTCGCTCTCGAAACGTGAACTTCGTAAGACCATGCCAGTCGAAGCCGTGAAGGGCCACGAAGCAGAACGCGCCATTGGCACACATCTCGAAGCGCTCGGACGATTGATGATGGGGCTCGCGCCGTGGTTGGAACTTGATGCTTCCTCAGGTGAGAGCGCACGAGAGACAAAACTGCGCGAACGGTATCGCACGATGGCGAAAGAAGCGATCGCTTCCGCAGTCGATCCTGCGTCGCCGGATTACATGCGCTTTGGTGATTCCTCGCAGACGGTGGTGGACGCATCGTTTCTTGCGCTTGCGATGTTGCGTGCGCCAAAGCAGTTGATCGATACGTTATCTCCGAATACGAAGCAGCAACTCATCGCTGCAATGATTGCGGAACGCAAGGTACTCACAGGACTCAATAACTGGGTTCTGTTTTCCGCGATGGATGAGGCATTGCTCTTCCGCCTGGGCACGGATTACGACAAGATGCGCGTTGCCTATGCGCTCAACTCATTACATAGCTGGTACAAGGGCGACGGACTTTATGGGGACGGCCCGGATTTCCATGCAGATAACTACAACAGTTACGTAATGCAGCCGTATCTGCTGATGTTGATGCAGGTATTGGGGGATGAAGCTGCAGTGTGGAAATCCATGCGTGAAGAGATTGCGAAGCACGCTACGCGCTATGCTTCGATTCAAGAACGCATGATCGGTCCTGATGGAACCTTTCCTGTGCTTGGTCGTTCCATTACTTATCGAGCTGGAGCATTCCAATTACTTGCTGATGTCTCGTTGCGCGGGCTGCTGGATCAGCATGTGAAACCTTCCCAGGTGCGAGGAGCACTAACTGCTGTGCAGCGGCGCACGTTGAATGCACCCGGAACGTTCGACAGCAAGGGTTGGTTGCAGATTGGTCTCGCAGGTCACCAGCCATCGCTGGGGGAAACGTACATCTCCACTGGCAGCCTTTATCTTTGCAGCGCGGCTTGGCTTCCGCTGGGTTTGGCACACTCTCACCCATTCTGGTCCGACGCGGACGCAGCGTGGACGCAGAAGAAGGTATGGGCGGGCGAAGATCTGCCCGCCGACCATGCCATTACTGGATAA
- a CDS encoding 1,9-bis(guanidino)-5-aza-nonane synthase: MSTKQELLQNPIQHIDIKQHNVVALVDAMNHMAYSSRDLARAATIYDMMLRDTECGVILCLAGSLISAGLKQVIIDLLRNNMVDAIVSTGANIVDQDFFEALGFKHYVAGEEYKYGAGDAELREMMIDRIYDTFIDEEELRICDETTEKIINGMKPGAYSSREFIKEMGKYLAENGRTPKNGNEDSIVLAAYELNIPIFCPAFSDCSFGFGIVAHQHARQGKPMCSIDSGKDFYELTQLKIQNPTTGLLMIGGGVPKNFAQDIVVAADILGVEASMHKYAIQITVADARDGALSGSTLKEASSWGKVDLTWEQMVYSEATIALPLIAGYAYHKKAYAARTAKAFAQVLEPVTA, encoded by the coding sequence ATGTCAACGAAACAGGAACTCCTCCAGAACCCGATCCAGCACATCGACATCAAGCAGCACAACGTTGTCGCACTGGTTGATGCCATGAACCACATGGCGTACTCTTCCCGCGACCTTGCACGCGCTGCCACGATTTACGACATGATGCTGCGCGATACCGAGTGCGGCGTCATCCTTTGCCTCGCCGGATCGCTGATCTCGGCGGGCCTGAAGCAGGTCATCATCGACCTGCTGCGCAACAACATGGTGGACGCCATCGTCTCCACCGGCGCAAATATCGTTGACCAGGACTTCTTTGAAGCCCTCGGCTTCAAGCACTACGTGGCCGGCGAAGAGTACAAGTACGGCGCGGGCGATGCTGAGCTGCGCGAAATGATGATCGACCGCATCTATGACACGTTCATCGACGAGGAAGAGCTGCGCATCTGCGACGAAACGACCGAGAAGATCATCAACGGCATGAAGCCGGGTGCGTACTCCTCGCGTGAGTTCATCAAGGAAATGGGCAAGTACCTGGCTGAGAACGGCCGCACGCCCAAGAACGGCAACGAAGACTCGATCGTTCTGGCTGCCTATGAGCTGAACATCCCCATCTTCTGCCCCGCATTCTCTGACTGCTCGTTCGGCTTCGGCATTGTGGCTCACCAGCACGCTCGCCAGGGCAAGCCGATGTGCTCCATTGACAGCGGTAAGGACTTCTACGAACTGACCCAGCTGAAGATTCAGAACCCGACCACTGGCTTGCTGATGATCGGCGGCGGCGTTCCGAAGAACTTCGCGCAGGACATCGTGGTGGCTGCGGACATCCTTGGCGTGGAAGCTTCCATGCACAAGTACGCCATCCAGATCACGGTTGCTGACGCTCGCGACGGCGCTCTTTCCGGCTCGACCCTGAAGGAAGCTTCTTCGTGGGGCAAGGTCGACCTTACCTGGGAGCAGATGGTGTACAGCGAGGCGACCATCGCCCTGCCGCTCATCGCCGGTTATGCGTACCACAAGAAGGCGTACGCGGCTCGCACAGCCAAGGCCTTCGCTCAGGTGCTGGAGCCGGTCACGGCGTAA
- a CDS encoding response regulator has translation MHHILLIDDEDDIREVASLTLEVTAGWRVITADSGTAGIRAALAEKPEAILMDVMMPEMDGPTTFREMQKLPELANIPVILLTAKVQGVDQRRFSDLGVAAVLFKPFDPMTLAQQIADVLHWDSVAV, from the coding sequence ATGCACCACATTCTGCTGATCGACGACGAAGATGATATTCGCGAGGTTGCCTCACTTACGCTGGAGGTAACAGCCGGCTGGCGCGTGATCACTGCGGATTCCGGCACTGCTGGCATCCGCGCGGCACTCGCTGAAAAGCCTGAGGCTATCCTGATGGACGTGATGATGCCCGAGATGGACGGCCCCACCACCTTTCGCGAGATGCAAAAGCTCCCTGAGCTGGCAAACATTCCCGTCATCCTTCTAACGGCCAAGGTGCAGGGCGTGGACCAGCGGCGGTTTTCCGATCTGGGTGTGGCTGCGGTCCTATTCAAGCCCTTTGACCCCATGACACTGGCTCAGCAAATCGCTGATGTGCTGCACTGGGATAGTGTGGCCGTCTAG
- a CDS encoding Hpt domain-containing protein — protein sequence MADVPMEAALAAIWKKNLQQTRDRLTLLKRAADHLSTTRTLEEDLRANAVSTAHKMAGSLGMFGLHSATEAARAIEQSLDHEGLPQPERLQEQVDALATILTPHLCD from the coding sequence ATGGCAGACGTTCCCATGGAGGCGGCGCTGGCCGCCATCTGGAAGAAAAACCTGCAGCAGACACGCGACCGCTTGACCCTACTAAAGCGTGCAGCTGACCATCTCAGCACGACTCGTACGCTTGAAGAAGATCTGCGAGCCAACGCCGTTTCCACGGCCCATAAGATGGCCGGTTCGCTTGGCATGTTTGGATTGCACAGCGCCACGGAAGCTGCGCGTGCCATCGAGCAATCTTTGGATCACGAAGGTCTACCGCAGCCAGAACGTTTGCAGGAACAGGTGGACGCGTTGGCGACAATCCTCACCCCGCACCTGTGCGATTGA
- a CDS encoding phage holin family protein — MILHALLVWLLSALALVVAAYLLPSVEIDSFGTAMIAAVLIGLLNATLGFLIRLVAFPITWLLPGLMYLICDAIMIYIVSRFVRGFSVKNFTAAFLCALIVAVVNVLLSYVV; from the coding sequence ATGATTCTTCATGCTTTGTTGGTATGGCTCCTGAGTGCGCTTGCGCTGGTTGTTGCAGCGTACCTCCTTCCTTCGGTGGAGATCGATTCATTCGGCACAGCGATGATTGCCGCCGTGCTGATCGGCCTGCTGAACGCAACGTTGGGCTTTCTCATCCGCCTGGTGGCATTTCCCATCACCTGGCTGCTCCCCGGCTTGATGTACCTGATCTGTGACGCCATCATGATTTACATCGTGTCGCGTTTTGTACGAGGGTTTTCTGTGAAGAACTTTACGGCGGCGTTTCTCTGCGCGCTGATCGTTGCTGTGGTGAACGTTCTTCTGTCCTACGTCGTGTAA
- a CDS encoding zinc-binding alcohol dehydrogenase family protein gives MKAVGYHTPLPIDDPDALLDIELEMPTARDRDLLVEVRAISVNPVDIKQRKSAKPDSGKEYKVLGWDCAGVVVGTGKLTSMFKKGDEVFYSGCIARQGANAQFHSVDERIVAIKPKRLSFAQAAALPLTSLTAWEILFDRFGVEQRRIGYGAPRKGSILIIGAAGGVGSMLMQIASHMTPLTVVATASRPETAEWCRQMGADYVIDHHRDIRTQMQELGLGEVEYIALLSATDTHYPGIAELLAPQGKIAIIDDPQKPVDARPLKRKSASICWEFMFTRSYYETPDILRQHDSLTEVSKLMDLGTLKTTMTKSYGTINAQNLKMAHAWIESGRSIGKIVLEGWE, from the coding sequence ATGAAGGCTGTTGGCTACCATACTCCCCTCCCCATCGACGACCCGGACGCATTGCTGGACATTGAACTGGAGATGCCCACGGCGCGCGACCGTGACCTGTTGGTAGAGGTCCGTGCGATCTCGGTGAACCCTGTCGACATCAAGCAGCGCAAAAGCGCCAAGCCCGACTCCGGCAAAGAGTACAAGGTGCTGGGTTGGGATTGCGCTGGTGTGGTTGTGGGCACCGGCAAGCTGACATCCATGTTTAAGAAGGGTGATGAGGTCTTTTACTCCGGATGCATCGCCCGGCAGGGTGCCAACGCGCAGTTTCATTCTGTGGATGAACGCATTGTTGCCATCAAGCCAAAGAGGCTGAGCTTTGCACAAGCTGCCGCGCTTCCGCTAACTTCGCTCACAGCCTGGGAGATTCTGTTCGATCGCTTTGGCGTGGAGCAGCGTCGCATTGGCTATGGAGCGCCGCGAAAAGGCTCCATTCTCATCATTGGTGCAGCGGGCGGTGTGGGCTCCATGCTAATGCAGATTGCATCGCACATGACACCGCTGACCGTTGTCGCAACCGCGTCGCGCCCTGAGACTGCGGAATGGTGCCGCCAGATGGGTGCGGATTATGTCATTGACCACCATCGCGACATCCGCACACAGATGCAGGAGCTGGGGTTGGGCGAAGTGGAATATATTGCGTTGCTTTCCGCTACGGATACGCACTATCCCGGCATTGCAGAACTGCTTGCCCCACAGGGAAAGATTGCCATCATTGACGATCCGCAAAAGCCCGTCGATGCACGTCCGCTGAAGCGCAAGAGTGCGTCCATCTGTTGGGAGTTCATGTTCACGCGTAGCTACTACGAAACGCCAGACATTCTTCGCCAGCATGATTCGCTCACGGAGGTCAGCAAGCTGATGGACCTGGGCACACTGAAGACCACCATGACGAAGAGCTACGGCACGATCAATGCGCAGAACCTGAAGATGGCGCACGCATGGATTGAGAGCGGACGCTCCATCGGCAAGATCGTGCTGGAAGGCTGGGAGTAA
- a CDS encoding cation:proton antiporter: MNPLLVSMLVVLSTTLLCGWIARRLGQASVIGEMTGGILLGPTLLGRLVPSTWHALFTPTTLSAFDVLSTLGLVLYLFLIGSSLDYSHMHQQKRTAAAAGLASLLLPFVLGVMVAKPTMARFPTSAALLPFTLFLGISLSITAFPVLARILEERGLTSTPLGVTALLCAAADDVCAWMLLAVAMSIMPHNGSALSMPMRMMLFAAYLLVMFVVTRLARTIANRYRERSLPASIVAGSVLVALLSAATTDALGLHPLFGAFVAGLAFPRIPKWQKTLNDSLQVPVTSLLLPFFFALTGLRTRLDLLQGSGVLSWTLLLLLLAVVGKIGGGVIAARPLGESWRNAFALGAMLNTRGLVELIVLNIAYTQGVFGPTLFAALVVVALVTTIMTSPLLTLLSIDHNSIAA, translated from the coding sequence ATGAATCCTCTTCTCGTTTCCATGTTGGTGGTGCTGTCCACAACCCTCCTCTGCGGATGGATTGCGCGCAGGCTGGGGCAGGCCAGCGTGATTGGCGAAATGACTGGTGGCATTCTGTTGGGGCCAACATTGCTCGGACGTCTCGTGCCGTCCACTTGGCATGCTCTCTTCACTCCAACAACGCTTAGCGCGTTTGATGTGCTCAGCACGCTCGGCCTAGTGCTGTACCTGTTTCTGATTGGCAGTTCACTGGACTACAGCCATATGCATCAGCAAAAGAGGACGGCTGCTGCCGCAGGGCTTGCCAGTCTGCTGTTGCCGTTTGTATTGGGTGTCATGGTGGCGAAGCCAACGATGGCCCGTTTCCCCACATCAGCAGCACTTCTTCCGTTCACATTGTTCCTCGGCATCTCGCTCAGCATTACAGCATTCCCCGTACTCGCAAGAATCCTCGAAGAACGCGGCCTTACATCCACTCCGTTAGGCGTAACGGCGCTGCTATGCGCTGCAGCCGATGACGTGTGTGCGTGGATGTTGCTCGCTGTAGCGATGTCCATCATGCCGCACAACGGCAGCGCACTCTCCATGCCAATGCGAATGATGCTGTTCGCTGCATATCTGCTGGTAATGTTCGTGGTGACGCGGCTCGCACGCACCATCGCAAACCGTTATCGTGAACGATCGCTCCCTGCATCGATCGTTGCTGGTTCAGTCCTGGTGGCATTGCTCTCCGCTGCAACCACGGATGCGCTTGGACTTCATCCTTTGTTTGGAGCATTCGTAGCAGGACTTGCGTTCCCACGTATTCCAAAATGGCAGAAGACACTGAACGACTCGCTCCAGGTTCCAGTGACCTCGCTATTGCTGCCATTCTTCTTCGCGCTTACAGGGCTTCGCACGCGTCTGGATCTACTACAAGGCAGCGGAGTGCTCTCATGGACACTGTTACTCTTGCTTCTCGCTGTTGTGGGCAAGATCGGCGGCGGTGTCATTGCAGCGAGGCCGCTGGGGGAATCATGGCGCAATGCATTTGCGCTTGGCGCCATGCTGAACACACGCGGACTTGTTGAGTTGATCGTGTTGAACATCGCTTACACACAAGGTGTGTTCGGCCCCACGTTGTTTGCAGCGTTGGTTGTCGTGGCGCTGGTGACCACGATCATGACTTCGCCGCTGTTGACGTTGCTGAGCATCGACCACAACAGCATCGCCGCCTAG